From a single Pyxicephalus adspersus chromosome 11, UCB_Pads_2.0, whole genome shotgun sequence genomic region:
- the FAM187B gene encoding protein FAM187B, translated as MAMGTSVVHDQSPSRNPRDSDMMFMVRFAFFLVLFVSIISSGRADDNILQCPAFGPCRKAFLTSNPMSLKCGNQTGDAPITWQFLDARDPYTEAVTFISSSGPVNIIEGLNQGQQMTISSLVSRAQLTSGDLTILSPRVEDTGLYICKDGEKTLASYEVDFQDANCLHIFHSSLMQNGQLNTIIDLDEEGTLEMFTVWSEWQPCDRCRSPGERKRIGYCYAEVSKDAVILTGPVPCGLLRTSFKEVLTRPPELQIKICQEACVAKLPKQANLILTIEITNYHTLLHADASFTCPGSSIYRPVYWMHEGESTTRLKQMLKTTTYIMDDTTGGGTLSIHMLNKTEQGTFECYVERQLKARFNIIFPNVITEPETNSWHQYILMGVGAFLIASVFIEIALACYKTTQRVIH; from the exons ATGGCAATGGGAACTTCAGTGGTTCATGATCAATCCCCTTCAAGGAACCCAAGAGACAGCGACATGATGTTTATGGTGCGCTTTGCATTTTTTCTTGTGCTTTTTGTGAGCATAATTTCCTCTGGGAGGGCTGATGACAACATCCTTCAGTGCCCAGCTTTTGGACCTTGCCGTAAGGCTTTTTTAACGAGTAACCCTATGTCACTTAAATGTGGGAACCAAACAGGGGATGCTCCCATCACCTGGCAGTTTTTGGATGCCAGAGACCCATACACCGAAGCTGTGACTTTCATATCAAGCAGCGGACCTGTGAACATCATTGAAGGCCTAAACCAAGGTCAGCAAATGACTATCTCCAGTTTGGTGTCCCGTGCCCAACTGACCTCAGGAGATCTTACCATCCTTTCTCCTAGAGTTGAGGACACAGGCTTGTATATATGTAAGGATGGGGAAAAAACCCTGGCCAGCTATGAGGTGGACTTTCAGGATGCCAATTGCCTTCATATCTTCCATTCTAGCCTAATGCAGAATGGCCAACTAAACACTATCATTGACCTTGATGAAGAAGGTACATTGGAGATGTTCACCGTCTGGAGTGAATGGCAGCCCTGTGATCGGTGCAGATCTccaggagaaagaaaaagaattggCTATTGCTATGCTGAAGTCTCTAAAGATGCCGTGATACTAACAGGACCTGTTCCATGTGGCCTGTTACGAACAAGCTTCAAAGAAGTCCTAACCCGTCCACCAGAATTACAAATTAAGATATGTCAGGAGGCCTGTGTAGCCAAACTGCCAAAACAGGCCAATTTGATCTTGACCATCGAAATAACTAACTATCATACATTGCTCCATGCAGATGCATCATTTACATGCCCAGGATCTTCCATCTACAG ACCTGTATATTGGATGCATGAAGGAGAATCAACCACCAGACTGAAGCAGATGCTAAAGACGACAACTTACATCATGGACGACACAACCGGTGGCGGAACCTTGTCTATCCATATGCTAAACAAGACAGAACAAGGGACTTTCGAATGCTATGTGGAACGCCAACTAAAAGCACGTTTTAATATAATCTTCCCGAATGTCATCACAGAACCAGAGACAAATTCCTGGcatcaatacattttaatgggaGTCGGAGCATTCCTGATAGCCTCTGTGTTTATCGAGATTGCTCTGGCGTGCTACAAGACAACACAGCGTGTTATACATTAA
- the LOC140340746 gene encoding uncharacterized protein has translation MSLSLEDVSESCWDEKSDGNRDTTPELIMEHPDGHLASEDSPPPCPDCGRTFQTLRAHNLHRRNHSTDLSYNCKDCEKARAGATEGSEKPYSCSHCGRRFCWLLALHNHHEQQHTGQRGYQCSQCGKQLPSQPAFRRHQQSHRKDRTCIWCGKAFSCSAKLSRHVRIHTGERPYQCPDCPQAFTQLETLRVHQWTHEDPKPYQCKDCGRRFRAQCTFEKHRKLHSSRKPHACPVCGKTFFFSSRYKRHLRVHTGEKPFQCQQCGKRFNQRSNYQRHWAIHIGKRPFPCDLCEKSFSQASNYRRHLRTHRKETDRWEEKGHFKCIECGVQFQNESSLHEHYIQHARGEV, from the exons ATGTCCTTATCATTGGAAGATGTTTCAGAATCCTGCTGGGATGAGAAGTCGGATGGAAACAGAGACACCACACCAG AACTAATAATGGAGCATCCAGATGGCCATTTGGCATCAGAAGACTCCCCACCTCCTTGCCCTGATTGTGGTCGAACTTTTCAAACTCTTCGGGCCCATAACCTGCATCGGCGCAACCACTCTACCGACCTTTCCTACAACTGCAAGGACTGTGAAAAAGCGCGTGCCGGCGCTACAGAAGGCAGCGAGAAGCCCTATTCCTGCTCTCATTGTGGACGACGTTTCTGCTGGTTGTTAGCTCTACACAACCATCACGAACAGCAACACACAGGGCAGAGAGGCTACCAATGTTCGCAGTGCGGCAAACAGCTTCCCAGCCAGCCAGCATTCCGTAGACACCAGCAATCTCACCGCAAAGACAGGACATGCATCTGGTGTGGCAAAGCTTTCAGCTGTTCGGCAAAACTGTCACGGCATGTGCGTATTCACACAGGGGAGCGTCCCTATCAGTGTCCAGATTGCCCTCAGGCATTTACACAGCTTGAAACTCTCCGCGTCCACCAGTGGACTCATGAGGACCCCAAACCGTACCAGTGCAAGGATTGTGGGAGAAGGTTTCGGGCCCAATGCACCTTCGAGAAGCACAGAAAGTTGCACTCTTCCCGCAAACCGCATGCTTGCCCTGTGtgtggcaaaactttttttttctcttcccgcTATAAGCGGCACTTGCGTGTTCATACAGGTGAAAAACCTTTTCAGTGCCAGCAGTGCGGGAAACGCTTTAACCAGCGGTCCAATTATCAGCGGCACTGGGCTATTCATATAGGCAAGAGGCCTTTTCCATGTGACTTATGTGAAAAGAGTTTCAGCCAGGCATCAAATTATCGGCGGCATCTGAGAACTCACCGTAAGGAAACGGATAGGTGGGAGGAAAAGGGGcactttaaatgtattgaatgtgGGGTTCAGTTCCAGAATGAAAGTAGTCTGCATGAGCACTACATACAACATGCCAGAGGTGAGGTGTAA